AATCCCACTCCATAAGAATTAAGAGCTGAAGCTGGTTTAGTGGTTttaaaccaccaccaccaccacccaaagCCGGCTTATAGGGTATGCAAGGGAAGCAACCGCTTCCGGCTCCCGAATTTTGGTCCGAAATTGAGGCCCCACTGTAATGTGACttacatattaatattagaatatttccaaataaaaacacaaaccaGATACTTGGTTCAATGGTTACATAATATTGTCATGTTATTGAGAGTGTGTGGTTCGACTCTCATACACCTCCATAATTTCAATCATATCTTTTTACATTTATAGTCATAATTGTAtcattttagtttgatttttttgttattttttgtacttttatcattttttaaagaaattcatGAATATGTAAGGGGCTCAATATAGAAAATTCATTTCAGGCCTCCAAAATATATGAGCCGGCACTGCCACCACCGTACCACCAGAAACAGAGGTAGGAGTATATCTATGCCATCAAAAATAACCTAGGGCGTTGCTATTCGCAACCCTCTATTTACTTCCATAAcctgttaaaaattttcaattatactcgacagttagttaccgaaattgagatatattttcagcatccaattaccgaaatataatatttttttcaacagatgtttaccgaaaaagcatgttcggcagttgtttaccgaaagttgaacatattttcgacatgtagttaccgaaatataatattattttcaacagcaatttaccgaaatgttatttatgattttcaacaaccatttagcGAAATgcagtgggctacgggagaaaataaaaggctgcgaatagcggcgcccataacctattattctaaagggtaaatttcactagCACCctttgaggtttctgacaaatgcaggaACCTCCCAAGGTTCTGACAATAATACTGCCCTTCCCTAACATACAAAATATTAGCAAGATTTCTCCATTATGTTAAGTTTACTATAACGCCATTACTTTTGGCTAGTAAATGACTACCCTTGGACATTAGGTGAACTGTACAACGAAGTATtgttcccttttctttttcttttccaattggagttgtAATAAATATTCACAAGAACAAGACTTTTGGTTATACTAGGTGATTATTTGCACATcttatatttttgtatttgtttcttttcttatgAAATGATATTTGTCGCTTAATATATTTCATTCTTTTTCGTCACTGAGAGACATTTTTCCAAATGAAATACCTATGCAAATTTCTATCTTATCATATTCCCTtccaagaaaaaaggaagaatgaaaaatcattcgtaattttttttgtaagacTTAATTTTTATAACCGAAATCCATGTAATTGACAAGTTTATTCTACTTTAATATTTCGTTTTCCTTgcttttatgttcttttataGAGTTAAATACTCAAATATTGAATTACACTTTTACATGTAAATATTCTAGTCGAAAATTATGTTTAACTTTTGTCTTTTAATTatatttgcaaaaacaaaagtaaaatgtaaaattttagaaatagtccctatagtttgcatgaaatttcaatttagtccctctatgAGTGAAAATGACGACTTTGGCCTTCagttccgtttgtttcattgatGCCATAGGCGaaagggatgaaattgagacgGAATGTAAACTATTGGGCTAAAATTAACACAATTggtactagagggacgaaaatgagaattcATGCGAATTAAGTAGAGGGACCATTtgtaaaatttactttttggatTGGAATTATGATAACATAGAAATTTGCATAcacattttatttgaaaaaatattattaaactACCTCTGGTATGGTATACTAAATATTACTCTTGACTTAGACACGGGACACCTATGGATGGCTTTTGTAAAATTGACAAGCTTTTTGGAGATAAATATTACTCCTATTATAACTTCGAGAGTACTAATGTGCCAAAAGTTTAACGTAAAATGTATTTGCATGTATAAGGCATACACGatgtctccatttttttagaattgtagTGTCTCGTATCTATGCTACACTGTTAAAGTTGACAAATCAAGGATTACATTGAATTGAATATTCAGCCACCCACCTGTAGAAAAGCTGAATTGCGGACCACAACAACTAAGGTAGCATTCCTGCCAACCAAAGGCCACTGAGGCATTCCATAGTAATATAATTAAAAGCTAATTGTTTTAAAGTTAACAAcattggtgcaaaaaaatggctcacaatggtataatcaaacttagcaacatccttataaataattaaattttaagctttggataaccaaaactagcaacctttttcaataatcaaaatttgtagatcccacaccacataagttaattagtttcaaaatttgtatacacgcgtgTTTGAACTAgctgtattttcttcttctctttttcgcctactctatatccTTTTCACATTACtcacaaactattttttttcctttccctccaaaagtgaaggtCATATCTTTCGATCATGTACAATTCAACCcgtcgtcgccggattaaggtatttcactcttctttcccgtttctatttttttcccccaaaaaaattcataataggaggaAAGAAAGACACcgatttttctccaaaattaaaatagggaatcgatatatttttcccaaaaagacgtaaatggagggaagtgaatgacggaaaacagagagagagagagacaaagaaagagagagagagtgagtgaaattgtagttgaccccttattttagttatggattAAAAATGactcaatattgttaagcttagcaatctcttaagtgaataatcaaaagttgatatgttaacttttgattatcttttttttattataccactgtggattgCCCGAGTGATATGGACATCAGCAATCCATAATAATCATATTTCGCAACGAAGCCAACATAAATCctatccaaataaaaaaaagaaaaggcagtTTCACTATGGTGGTGTACCAGCCGCCTGTTATGAAACTTCCAGTTCCAATCGAAGGGTAGCCGATACCGAGACTATACTGATCGATAACGTTCACAAGACTTATGCTGCTGTCACTCGCGGGATTCGAATCAATCAAGCTACTTTCTCTTAGTGCAATTGATTGGTTTCTTTGTTTGGCACGGGCCCGCCCGAACTCCTGGCTATCGGAACACATTAGGAGAGGGATAAGAAGAGGGCAACCTTCTTCATTGGTGCCTAAGCCGGGTTCCGCCGTTATAAGGTCGCAACATTTCCACCCTTATCTAATTGCATTTTCATTACCAAGtagcttttttctttctttttttaaacgcCCGGTCGCCCCCTCCAACACCTCTTTGTGGATCATAAAAAAAGTAGCTCAATTCGATTCATAACAATTGGGTCTCAATCTCCTTAGTCTAGTACTTATAGGACAGCAGTCTCATTCTATCAAAACCAACAAGTGCTCAAGCTGCTTTGAAACAATGCAACACAGGGAGGaatgtatatctatatatacCAGCAATCATatattactttattattattattatttttttgatcatgtATATATATGGAGTACTTCATTTATCAGGATACTAACTTTTGACTAGATATTTTGGAACTCGATCAAGCTAGTCAGTATCATCAGTAGTTACTAAGAGAGTAACAATAGGATTCATGGCTTGTGAGGGCCTTGCTTTTGGGTGTATATGTAATCAATATGAGCTGCCAGTGTCCTCCTGATCAGGCACTCTTCCTTGTCCACTCCATCACAGTTTTCTTCGTGATAAACCCCGTTTTTCTCTATCTCGGCGTCCTACGTACAGTATCAACGAAAAGGAGAAACCATGCTAAAGGTTAAAAGATTTGATGAACAAAGAGTTAACTAAACCACTGGTTAAACGTATAAATTTGATGGCTAAGCGAAATGATCGATCATACCTCATTCTGGGTTTTAACCAAGTTAGGGCCTGGACGAGCGGTTGTGTAGGTTAGCatggaggagaggaggagggtGAGCATGAAGAGGGTGGTGAATTTGGACATCTTCTCGTCGGCAGATCGTTCTTGTTTGGTTCAATAGGTTGAAGATAGTATAGAATGAAGCTCGGTCGTGGGTGAATTTATAGGTGGAAATGGAGGTGCTGATCGAGAAGGTGATAAGATGAGTTGAATCTGAAATGTGCTTGGGTCATCgagtcattttctctctcctctaccCACTGTTGACCTTATCGAAGAGtaataaattcaaatttggagagTATTTATGGATAGCTATGTGAGTCTTGTGAAGAATCAAtgcaaatttggaaaaaatttattgatattTATGTGGTAATATTGCCATTACCAAATACATTGAAAATGCAATCTCTGCTGCACATTCATCTGTTTTCTGAACATCCCCCATTCATTTACTTGGATTTTCGTTATCTCTGTATTATTGCTTGAACGAAaataatctgcattttaatgcaAAAAGTTacaacacatcaaaaaaaaaaaaaccctggtTGAACTTGCAATCATGTTCCTCACTTTACCGTTTCTGGTTTATGGTAAATAGTTGTTGGAACTTgtaatccataatttttttattaatttgggaTGCATGTATCTCAAGTAAGACATGATCATATTTAGTTTTATCACAAAGGGATATATAAAGTCCTCTTGGGACTTGTGATTCATATTTTAGATTCATCCATGTAGTCCTATAAAAGGACGCTTTATGTTATTGTTTAAATCAATCAAATAGATCGATATATAATCGGAAATACTATCATAATCATATTCTCTACTATCAAGTCCTTTTTGGTAAAGTTATAGTTCTGTAGAAGCTTTGTAAGGCTCCGCCCTACATCTCCAAAAACATCGATcgttgtgttctttcttttattatttgcaTCCGTTGCCCCCCAAAAATTCCAACAATAGTTTCCAACGCAGCTCTTCTACTGAATTGATCATAAACGGGAgtataaacaaataaaatgctTCTTCCAAAGAAATTCTCGAAAACTATGAATTAGAAagataaaaggaaaacaaatgagTATGTTTGTGATAGGAGGACCCAGGACATTTAAAACATCAATTCATCAAAATGCTCCTACAACAAGAAGTTCTTATGGGCTCTAAGCCACCAAAGTTTGGTCTCTAGATGCTACTTCGCTAAGTTCAATTGGTTTATTTGGATGTCTCTAATTTCTTCCACCCACGATGAACTAGTAATATTTCTAATTGTTAGAATGGCCActgtctaaattttttttgtttttgaagtgAAGGATTGTTACAACTTCAATGACCACAtggaaatttgttttttggatgtGAAGTTGTGAACCATCCGTATCCACCGATGGTATTTTGCAGATTCAGGTACAGCGATGTAGTAGTGTTCTCTAAAGAAGTGGAGAGTTTCAGTCTGCATCATTACTGGAAAGAAAAGGggcttttttgcctttttggtccTCAAAGTATTAGCTAGtggtcaatttggtccccaatgtatgaatttagccaatttggtccctaacgtttaaaatgtgtgccaaAATGGTCATCCTCTCTAACGGCGTTTGCCTCTCCCGTCAAGAGGGGGGGCATAAATGGTATTTCACCCCCTTTACACGTCTCAACCTAAAATATCAAAGAATCTCATTACGGTAGAATACAAAACCCCTAATTCCTTACACCATTCGTAATCTCGTTTTCTCTGACCAAAAAATTCCCCTAATTTGTGGAATGTTTTCATTGAATATACTTGAACAAGAGTGAAGATGGAACATCAAGAGTGAAATGAAGAATGCAGGGGTATGTATTTACTATTTTCGTTCATTTTTACTGctttttctttcccattttaTGCTTTGGAGTGCAAAATTGGGCCTCATTCATGACTGTATACATGTAAACCTGTGTATGGATATAAAAatatgtgcgtgtgtgtttttgtgtataATATATGTGTAGCATCTCAAACCTCATCTGGGTTCGTGCACTTTACACTGTTTGGAAAAAGAATGCAGTTTTTTATAGGGTTTTGActtacaagtgtatttttttgacGCATTACTACTGGAGGTGTAgaccaccatttttttttgggtatgcaTGGCCCTCTCAGTTAagaactttttgtttttattcaaattttttttgctcttgttcgttttgtgccaaatttttgactttttgagtcgagaatcagaaaagtaaaaaaaatttacttttacccaaatattttgaacaatgaccactttttaagtaaaaaaaagttttgaaaaagtcTACTTTTTCTACTTAAAAGTGATCtctattcaaaatatttgggtaaaagtaaaatttttttactttttcgattcctctcgatgagacgaatcaaaaagtaaaaaaaaattaacgcaaaactaacaaacaagaaaataagggcaaaataaaaaaaagctcAAAGAGAAACTCGGCCTATTAATATGTTGTTAAATGAACATATTTGGGCTTTTGTGTAGGGTCTTGCAGGCACCCTCCTAATTATGCAATGGAAGTCCACCATGGtggtttatttacttttaagCCCATGAGGGTTTACAATGGAGGTAAAATTGACACAGTCCATGGGCTAAACCCTGACTTTATTTCTTTGCTTGAGTTTGATGCTATGGCCAAGCACCTTGGATATCATTCTACTGTGGCCTTTTACTATAAGCTGCCTGGCCTTAATTTGGACAAAGGGTATGTTGAACTATTTGGACAAGAATAGGACTGCTATAATTTATTTGGAGCACATTGGAGGATTGACTTATCTTGATAGTGCAGCCCAAGAAACTGATCCAAATATGCAATCCAACTTTGatttggggtcctttaattttgatccaaagaGTGGATTAGAGTATATTTACTTTGATGCTGGAAATGTTCAAATTGGTTTTGGGAATGTTGAATTTGATTTTGGGATTGCAAATGTGAATGTTGATGATATTGGATTTTTGGATCTAAATTTTAAACCTGATGTAGATGGAGGGCAAAAGGATTTTGCTGGTCATGTTGTAATCACAGACGAAGAAGAATATAGTGATTCATCAAGTGATGATGTTGTATATTACAGTGACCATTCCTAccaggaagaagatgatgatgggtTATATGAGACATTTGTTGATGAGAACGAAAAATTTGTGGGGGTAAGGGTCACTACTGAAGAAGAAGTTGCGTTTGATGGGAATGGTGATGAGATTGTGCTCAGTGATGATGATTCCAAATATGGTTTTGAAAGCAGTTATTACACCTCAAGTGATGAAGAAAATAGTCTTAGAAGGAAGCATCACTTTAAGAATTTTAGGCCTGAAACTGATATGGAAGATCCCCAGTTCAAGATGGGAATGTTATTCAGCACACCTCAAGAGTTCAAAGCAGCAGTGAAACAACATGCAATTAAGCACCAAAGGCAGGTAAAGATGGTCAAGAATGATAAGAGGAGGATTAAAGCCAAGTGTTTTGGGGGGACTGATCCAGAAAAACCTTGTCCATGGGAGGTATATGCAGCCAAAGTTATGACTGAGTCTACTTACCAAGTGAGAACCTACAAGGCGATACATAAATGTGGAAAAACCTACTCAAATAGGAATGTAACCTCAACAGTCATAGCTAAGAAGTATATGGATGATTTAAGGATTAATCCAGGGATGCCTATTGCTGCCTTGAAAGAGAGAGTGAGGAAGGAACTAAAAGTTGATGTTTCTAGGAACCAATTATACAAGGCAAAGAGAAAAGCTGGTAAGCTCATTTATGGTAATGATATTGAACAATATGGGAAACTGTGGGACTATTGTGAGGAGCTAAGGAGGACCAATCCAGGCTCAACTGTGGTAATGGATGCCTCATTGGATGAAGTCACTGGGCAACCAAGATTCAACAGGTTGTACATTTTCTTAGCAGCTGTGAAGAGTGGGTATCTAGCAGGTTGCAGAAAGATAATAGGTGTAGATGGTTGTCACTTAAAAGGGGAATATAGTAGCCAGCTCCTCACAGTAGTTGGGGTGGATCCAAACAATGCTATGTATCCTATGGCATGGTGTGTGGTGGAGAATGAGAATAAAGATACATGGACATGGTTTCTTACACTTATGAAGATGGACCTCAATATTACAGAAGCCAATGAACATGAATGGACATTCATCAATGATAGGCAAAAGGTAATCCTAATCcttgtctttttattttatacttGGTAGTTTTCAGTTTTGTGGATATTTACTTATATCATAATTGCTCTTTATAGGGTTTGTTGCCAGCAATTAATGAAAATATAGTCAGATCAGAGCAAAGGTATTGTGCTAAGCACATATTAAGCAACTTTCAAAAGCAATTCAAAGGTTTGTCCCTTGAAAACAAGTTCTGGGAATGTGCTAAGGCATCCCATGTAGCACAATTTCATGATGCaatggagaagatgaaggaaGAAGATCCTGCAGCATATCAATGGTTAGCCAAAATACCTGCAAGTCATTGGAATAGATCACATTTCAAGGAAATTGTGAAATGTGACATGGTGTGCAACAACTTATGTGAAACATTCAACAGAGCTATATTGGACGCTAGGGATAAACTAATTATAGAAATGTTGGAGTGGATTAGGTGTTATCTGAGTAAGAGGATGGTGATTAGAAGAGAGTGGATTAAGAAATTCAAAGAAGAGCTCTTACCTAACTGTTATAGCAAGTTAGAGGCATTGAAGGATTAGGCAGCACCTTATCAAGCTGAATGGTTTGGTGATCTCCAATTCCAAGTTAGATGTGGTGATGGGGAACAATACACAGTGTTCCTAGATTTACAATCTTGTAGTTGTAGAAGGTGGGACTTGACTGGGATACCTTGTGTCCATGCAATTGCAGCAATCCAAGAGAGACATGAGAGAGAAGAACATTTTATACATCCTTGTTATTCCAAGTCAAGTTACGCTAAGGCATACCAACCATTGATCAATCCTGTTAATGGCTATAAAATGTGGCCTAAAACAGGTCACACACCAGTTTTGCCTCCAAAGGGGAGGAGAAAATTTGGAAGgccaaagaagaaaagaattagGGCTCCAGAAGAATATTTGAATCCAAAGGATCCAACCAAGTTGAGAAAACTAGGACAGAACTCAGTTTACTGTAGAAGGTGTGGGAAACATGGCCACAACCGGAGAACTTGCACCACACCCTTGCCTGAGGCTAATGGAACCATTATACAAGCAAGGGGGAGAGGAATTAGTGTGCAGCCAAGTGCTAGGGGGGGTTCTGTGCAACCAAGGGGCAGAGGAACTAGTGTGCAACCAAGGGGCAGAGGAACAAGTGTGCAACCGACGGGCAATGGAACAAGTGCAAGGGGTAGAGGAGGGGGTGTGCAGCTTAGGGGCAGGGGAAATAGTGTGAAGACAAGAGGTGGGGGAATTGTGCAACCAATAGGCAAGGGAACTAGTGTCAATATAagaggtggaggaagtggtgtgAAAACAAGAGGTGGGGGAGTTGGAGTGCAATAAAAAGGCAGGGGAAGTGGTGTGAAGACAAGAGGTGGGGGAGTTGGAGTGCAACAAAGAGGCAGAGGAAGTGGTGTGAAGACAAGAGGTGGGGGAGTTGGAGTGCAACAAAGAGGCAGGGGGAATGGCATCAAGGTTAGGGGTGGAGGAGTTGGCATGCAGCCAAGGGGCAGAGGCATTCAGGTACAACACATTGTTTACTTGACTAATCTTTTACATACACTAGCAAACTCTAGCTTAAAATCGAAGTATCCTAAAAATTGGGGAAactaataaaattgaaaaatataaagaaaaataaaattggaccCTTTCCGAGCTTGTCCATATTTTGCCATTTTGGGAAACCTTAGCTTAAAACCTTATTAGGCCCAACAATGGAATGTTAATGTCATTTTACCCTCCATTCTTGCAGGTTAATGTCCCTTCTAACTATGCACAAGCCACACAAGGATCACAAGCTTCAAATATCACTTCAGTTACAACTCAAACCTTAGGAAGTGGGTTTGGCAGCACCAACAAGTAACTGGCTTTCTTTTTGTGGAACATGGCTTTCTTTTTGTGGAACATACCTGGTAGAACTTCAACTGTATTTATTATGGCCTTACTTTTTGTGGACATATATATGAGTAGTCGTGCAACTTTTTAATAACTACCTTGTGATTATGAAGCCACTTTCAATGTTAAGGCTTAGTTTTTGTGAACTTCTATCGAACTTAGTAATTCTGAACTTATGGCTGGTATATGACTTTTGCTTACTTATGGTATTGTAAAGTCTGGACGTGGGTTTTATGTAATGGCAGGTGTAATGCACCTTTTATATTTTCTTATGCAGTTATTTGGTGTCTTATGGATTAGTCATTACAGtttgttttctaaatttttggtgtttgttaTGCTATGAAAATTGGAACTGATAACTGGAAATACAATCATATAAGAGGAAGCAGGTCTAGTGGGGCAttatattacatcataacttaTGCGTAGTTTGGCATTATAAGCCAAAGGGCttattttttggacaaaaaaattgcgttttttagtttttcgtctaTTTTTGGAGagtattgcttcttcatgacgagaataatctaaaaggtaaaaaattacgatcgaaatctatttttttaataaagaaaaaattggcttattggcttttttttatcttcatttaAAAAAGATTGggtttgatcgtaatttttttacttttcaaatgtctcttgtcatgaagaagcaataatcctcaaaaaaatcgacgaaaaactaataaatgtaaattttttttgaacaacaaaaaaatcctgggcaaacaaaatctctctctttgtgtgttttcttttgaaTGTTACAATCTATAtaagagggagggggggggggggggggggggggggatgacATTTGGCGGGAAAAAGCTTTCCATGAGAAGGAAACGTGTAAAGGGGGTGAAATACCATTTATGCCCCCCTCTTGACGGAAGAAGCAAACGCCATTAGGGAGTAGGACCATTttggcacacattttaaacgttggggaccaaattggctaaattcatACATTGAGGACCAAATTGGCCACTGactaatactttggggaccaaaaaggcaaaaaagccAAAGAAAAGGAGTCAGTTACATTACATGCCTGCCTAAAAAGGAACGAGGTTAGTTCTTATTAAGCAATCTACTTGAGTCGCAAACATGTAAAATTTTTGCGTCTTTGcttttcttatttcttgttcttgattgttcttcgtgatttgtgtgtttgttggtttggcCGTTTAATCTCCAACAAGTTACATATCTGCCAGTAAATTAGAAGAGTTGGactgttggaacttggaaatgGGCTTTTTGTTGTGCATTCCAGATGGGAAAGTCATAACTGGGATGCCTTCTGTAGGACTTCCCACTATCAGATTTCCTGGACACCAAATGCCCCATTGATGAAGAAGGTGCTAGTGATATAGCTTTTTCTTGTGCCCGTTGATAGTGCTTACTGCTTAGGATGGGACTCTATTGTCGATACGATATGGACTGAGATTTTTTGTTGGTGCTGTCGGATCGCGTTATGGATCCCAATCTCTGTGCACTGGATTTCGTTTTTCGTGGTGTTAGGAAGTTATATTGATTTGATTTACGTTCTCTGCACCCTTggtttttggattattttggaTAATCAGGTGGTGTTCGGGCCAGGTTACGCGCATTTTCACTATTTCCGAACCTTGAAGTTAACGATTAGACAAACCTCCAATACTCCCAATGTTTTTTTACTGGTCCTGCAGACTGCGAGTTCGGCCACCCATTTATGGTTATGCTCCCACCAGATCAACTCGTTTGGGGTTCTCTTGGTTTTTGTTTATGCTACTTGATCATGTAGGCTGTGATCTAATCCTTGATTTGTAGGAGGAGGAAAGATATGGTATAGTGTATACCATAGGAATACAGATGGATTTAGAAGCTGTTTTTAGTCCAAGTGATTTATTGTGTGGTGGTGAAAATAATACTCAAAAACGAATGTGCTAAGCGATTTGTCGCAGATttattttggaaccaattaagaAACTTGTTTCTTTTCATGGGAGACATGGTTCATCATTTTCTATAcatttccttttcaaatccAGCCTGTTTCGTTGCAATTTCTGATGTCTTATCTCTTACCACTTCATCTCCTCTGGTCAACTCATCTCTTGCCACCAACCACAGAGAGAGTGGAAATGGAAGGAGACTTGACAGAGACTATGCtcttctattatttttttttcgagGACCAAAAAATGGAAGGCAGGATTTTCTGTGCTGAAAATTCTTGTGCTTTTGTGTTGAGATGTTTTCCGGACattgaatttaaaacataaaaaacaacCATAAAATCCAACGACTGGAAAACTCCTCAACACAG
The sequence above is drawn from the Rhododendron vialii isolate Sample 1 chromosome 6a, ASM3025357v1 genome and encodes:
- the LOC131330146 gene encoding phytosulfokines 3-like, with product MSKFTTLFMLTLLLSSMLTYTTARPGPNLVKTQNEDAEIEKNGVYHEENCDGVDKEECLIRRTLAAHIDYIYTQKQGPHKP
- the LOC131328349 gene encoding uncharacterized protein LOC131328349; this encodes MLNYLDKNRTAIIYLEHIGGLTYLDSAAQETDPNMQSNFDLGSFNFDPKSGLEYIYFDAGNVQIGFGNVEFDFGIANVNVDDIGFLDLNFKPDVDGGQKDFAGHVVITDEEEYSDSSSDDVVYYSDHSYQEEDDDGLYETFVDENEKFVGVRVTTEEEVAFDGNGDEIVLSDDDSKYGFESSYYTSSDEENSLRRKHHFKNFRPETDMEDPQFKMGMLFSTPQEFKAAVKQHAIKHQRQVKMVKNDKRRIKAKCFGGTDPEKPCPWEVYAAKVMTESTYQVRTYKAIHKCGKTYSNRNVTSTVIAKKYMDDLRINPGMPIAALKERVRKELKVDVSRNQLYKAKRKAGKLIYGNDIEQYGKLWDYCEELRRTNPGSTVVMDASLDEVTGQPRFNRLYIFLAAVKSGYLAGCRKIIGVDGCHLKGEYSSQLLTVVGVDPNNAMYPMAWCVVENENKDTWTWFLTLMKMDLNITEANEHEWTFINDRQKGLLPAINENIVRSEQRYCAKHILSNFQKQFKGLSLENKFWECAKASHVAQFHDAMEKMKEEDPAAYQWLAKIPASHWNRSHFKEIVKCDMVCNNLCETFNRAILDARDKLIIEMLEWIRCYLSKRMVIRREWIKKFKEELLPNCYSKLEALKD
- the LOC131328350 gene encoding uncharacterized protein LOC131328350; the protein is MWPKTGHTPVLPPKGRRKFGRPKKKRIRAPEEYLNPKDPTKLRKLGQNSVYCRRCGKHGHNRRTCTTPLPEANGTIIQARGRGISVQPSARGGSVQPRGRGTSVQPRGRGTSVQPTGNGTSARGRGGGVQLRGRGNSVKTRGGGIVQPIGKGTSVNIRGGGSGRGSGVKTRGGGVGVQQRGRGSGVKTRGGGVGVQQRGRGNGIKVRGGGVGMQPRGRGIQVNVPSNYAQATQGSQASNITSVTTQTLGSGFGSTNKWESHNWDAFCRTSHYQISWTPNAPLMKKVLVI